Within the Verrucomicrobiota bacterium genome, the region GCGGTCTCCCATTTTCAGCCGCGTGAACCATTCCTTGGTTCCTTGCGCGGCCGTGTCGCCATCCAGAGTTCTTCGTCCGGGCAGATAGAAATAGCCGAGCAACTGAGGCTGATTGTCGGTCAGGACGTTGTCTTGCTCGTAAGCGCGGTGCCACTTGTCGGTGGGGCAGAACAGGACATGCGTGGGCGGGCGCTCGGTCTTGCCTTTGCCGCGCGTGTTCGGCATCAGGTAATTGATCCAGAAATTGCTCATGCTCGGCATCATCCAGCTCAGATGGTAACCCTGGCTGTTGTCGGGGAAGGAATTGTCCGCGTCTCCGGCATACATGTTGACGGAGATGCCCCATTGTTTGCAGTTGCTCGCGCAGAGCGTTTTGGTGGCCTTGGTTTTCGCCCGGGCTAGCGCGGGCAATAACATGCCGGCCAGGATCGCGATAATCGCGATGACCACGAGGAGTTCGATCAGGGTGAAGCCGGGATGTTGTGGCAACCGAGATTTGGCGGTTGGAGTGAATGCGGTGGGGCGGAGCAGGCGGCAGTTTCGTTTCATGGCTTTGGAAGAGTTTGGCTCTGGCTTGCGGATTAAGTAGCACGCCGCAGCGTGCCGGTCAACCTGCGGTTCTCAATTCTTCTCAATTCTCTCAATTCCTTCCCATGAAGGCGAAGGTTTCCACGGTAGGGCGAGTCCGTCCCGGCGAGCCGCTCGACGAGCTGGGATCACGTTCGGTCCGGCTCGCTGGGGACAGGCTCGCCCTACCGAAGTCAAACTGAGATTCGCTGCTCAATTCCTCAATCCTCCAGGAAGTCCCGGACCACTGCCTCGATCACTTCCTCAACGCGGATTCCGTTCATGCAACGAAAATCGATCGGACACCGCCGCCGAAAACAGGGCGCGCAAGGAACGCGAGCCTGCAGGACTGAATGCCGGGCATCGCCCGTCAATCCGGGACCTGTGAGCATGGGCGACGTGCTGCCGAAGAGCGCGACCACGCGCGTTCCCACAGCCGCCGCCAGGTGCATCGGCCCGCTGTCGTTCGTGAGCAGGACGCGGCACGCTTTCAGACCCGCGGCGAGTTCGCGAAGCGTGGTCTGACCTGCCAGATTCTGGACGAACAGGATCGGCGATTGGCGATTGGCCATTGGCGATAGGCGCGACGCGGCTTCATGGATCTGTGTCCTGATGCTTTCTGCCAGGCTGGTTTCGCTGCCTCCGCCAAAGATAAGCCATTGACAGCCGGTGCGGCGCTGGATTTCGCAGGCCGCAGCCACAAACCGTTCCGCGGGCCAGCGCTTGGCCGGACCATATTCCGCGCCCGGACACAGGCCGAATAGAGGACGCGAACCATTCGACTCGAGTTGCCGGCGAACCAAGAAGTCTTTG harbors:
- a CDS encoding type II secretion system protein gives rise to the protein MKRNCRLLRPTAFTPTAKSRLPQHPGFTLIELLVVIAIIAILAGMLLPALARAKTKATKTLCASNCKQWGISVNMYAGDADNSFPDNSQGYHLSWMMPSMSNFWINYLMPNTRGKGKTERPPTHVLFCPTDKWHRAYEQDNVLTDNQPQLLGYFYLPGRRTLDGDTAAQGTKEWFTRLKMGDRYSQAPILIDRLQGIGPQTTNIYDPRLTWTTDYSGKKVLTAVHRRSNGAPDGGNFLFEDGHVDWINGKRVSLGAAVGSWMCFFKIPISE
- the waaF gene encoding lipopolysaccharide heptosyltransferase II, with translation MTPNPPSPARPAKILVRGVNWLGDAVMSTPALLRLREAHPQPQIAILTPAKLADLWRHHPAIDSIWPIAERESAWSVGRRLRGETFDLAVVLPNSFRSALEAWLARIPMRVGYRGQWRRGLLTQAIAARSGNVPMRKRSGGEVRRLIQINPAPAVQEFSNAAHHIHQYLHLVNCLGASSKPVAPQVVVTEDEVKDFLVRRQLESNGSRPLFGLCPGAEYGPAKRWPAERFVAAACEIQRRTGCQWLIFGGGSETSLAESIRTQIHEAASRLSPMANRQSPILFVQNLAGQTTLRELAAGLKACRVLLTNDSGPMHLAAAVGTRVVALFGSTSPMLTGPGLTGDARHSVLQARVPCAPCFRRRCPIDFRCMNGIRVEEVIEAVVRDFLED